One part of the Arabidopsis thaliana chromosome 1 sequence genome encodes these proteins:
- a CDS encoding Calcium-dependent lipid-binding (CaLB domain) family protein (Calcium-dependent lipid-binding (CaLB domain) family protein; CONTAINS InterPro DOMAIN/s: C2 calcium/lipid-binding domain, CaLB (InterPro:IPR008973), C2 calcium-dependent membrane targeting (InterPro:IPR000008); BEST Arabidopsis thaliana protein match is: Calcium-dependent lipid-binding (CaLB domain) family protein (TAIR:AT5G55530.2); Has 225 Blast hits to 222 proteins in 54 species: Archae - 0; Bacteria - 19; Metazoa - 23; Fungi - 31; Plants - 136; Viruses - 0; Other Eukaryotes - 16 (source: NCBI BLink).): MESPHSEASIVNGSIHLNGSGETKTKNIVMSSDSDSFIGVLEVFVHQARDIHNICIYHKQDVYAKLCLTNDPENSLSTKIINGGGQNPVFDDTLQFDVKNLDCSLKCEIFMMSRVKNYLEDQLLGFSLVPLSEVIVRNGKLEKEFSLSSTDLYHSPAGFVELSLSYAGDSPDVMHIPAVPTADETELAPIEFDESEFLDPKIVCENNQMVSKYFSTTCSDSDDFASSETGFVEVNSILSAVVETAVDEAAPANSVSTNGISSPSTAVSSGSSGTHDVSKQSSEGNNSDSEQEAKKPTDIIKSGDLDKTDEEAVVKPVLTVNIEPEQKVVQQDIVDMYTKSLQQFTESLAKMKLPLDIDSPTQSENSSSSQQTPKSASSRVFYGSRAFF; the protein is encoded by the coding sequence ATGGAATCTCCACATTCTGAGGCATCAATCGTGAATGGTAGTATCCATTTGAATGGCAGTggtgaaaccaaaacaaagaatataGTCATGTCGTCTGATTCAGACAGTTTCATCGGTGTGCTTGAGGTTTTTGTTCACCAAGCTAGGGACATCCACAACATCTGTATCTATCATAAGCAAGATGTGTATGCTAAGCTTTGTCTCACAAATGATCCCGAAAACTCCTTGTCCACAAAGATCATCAATGGTGGAGGGCAAAACCCTGTCTTCGACGATACCCTTCAGTTCGACGTTAAGAACCTGGATTGTTCGCTTAAGTGTGAGATATTTATGATGAGCCGCGTGAAGAATTATCTTGAGGATCAGTTACTTGGATTCTCTCTTGTACCTTTGTCTGAAGTGATTGTGAGGAATGGGAAATTGGAGAAAGAGTTCTCCCTTTCTTCAACCGATTTGTATCACTCTCCTGCAGGTTTTGTCGAGTTGTCTCTCTCGTACGCAGGAGATTCGCCTGACGTGATGCATATTCCTGCGGTTCCAACTGCGGATGAGACCGAGTTGGCTCCTATCGAGTTTGATGAGAGTGAGTTTTTGGATCCAAAGATTGTCTGTGAAAACAATCAAATGGTGTCTAAGTACTTCTCCACTACGTgttctgattctgatgattttGCAAGCTCTGAAACTGGCTTTGTGGAAGTAAACAGCATCCTGTCTGCAGTTGTTGAAACTGCTGTTGACGAAGCAGCACCGGCCAATTCTGTCTCAACAAATGGAATCTCATCTCCATCAACTGCAGTTAGCTCTGGCTCCTCGGGAACTCATGATGTTTCAAAGCAATCTAGTGAAGGAAACAACTCAGATTCAGAACAAGAAGCGAAGAAGCCAACAGATATCATCAAGAGTGGTGATTTAGATAAGACTGATGAAGAAGCAGTTGTGAAACCGGTTCTGACAGTGAACATTGAACCAGAGCAAAAGGTAGTGCAACAAGATATTGTTGACATGTACACAAAAAGCTTGCAGCAATTCACTGAGTCACTGGCTAAGATGAAACTTCCTTTGGACATCGATAGCCCAACCCAATCAGAGAACTCAAGCTCCTCCCAGCAGACGCCAAAGAGTGCTAGCTCCCGTGTTTTCTACGGGAGTAGAGCCTTCTTCTGA